In Drosophila simulans strain w501 chromosome X, Prin_Dsim_3.1, whole genome shotgun sequence, one DNA window encodes the following:
- the LOC27206395 gene encoding 40S ribosomal protein S6 yields the protein MKKFVNSWVYIRRRIRVLKRHSCFHPRRCCVRKCKTTRRCIMDSKISVQTLIVIEKDRIPRRPGPMRSSIIRKQYQISKIKDVRLILPAVMQRKHKKKSQTASKEAAGEYATLLVQKKKKGSKAKRRRSASNRESMNSVSSDKK from the exons ATGAAAAAGTTTGTGAACTCTTGGGTGTACATTCGTC GCCGTATACGTGTCCTGAAGAGACACTCGTGCTTCCATCCACGCCGCTGCTGCGTGCGCAAGTGCAAGACTACGCGTAGATGCATTATGGACTCCAAAATTTCCGTGCAGACTCTGATCGTGATTGAGAAGGATCGTATACCACGTCGCCCGGGACCCATGCGTTCCAGCATTATCAGGAAGCAATACCAAATAAGCAAGATAAAGGATGTGCGTCTGATCCTTCCTGCTGTGATGCAGCGCAAGCACAAGAAGAAGAGCCAGACCGCTTCCAAGGAGGCTGCCGGCGAATACGCCACGCTGTTGgtgcagaagaagaagaaggggTCCAAGGCCAAGCGCCGCCGTTCTGCCTCCAATCGCGAGTCCATGAACTCCGTCTCCAGCGACAAGAAGTAA